The proteins below are encoded in one region of Mycteria americana isolate JAX WOST 10 ecotype Jacksonville Zoo and Gardens chromosome 22, USCA_MyAme_1.0, whole genome shotgun sequence:
- the UBTF gene encoding nucleolar transcription factor 1 isoform X10 → MNGEAECPADLEMTAPKNQDRWSQEDMLTLLECMKNNLPSNDGSKFKTTESHLDWEKVAFKDFSGEMCKMKWMEISNEVRKFRTLTELIMDAEEHVKNPYKGKKLKKHPDFPKKPLTPYFRFFMEKRAKYAKLHPEMSNLDLTKILSKKYKELPEKKKMKYIQDFQREKQEFERNLARFREDHPDLIQNAKKSDVPEKPKTPQQLWYNHEKKIYLKVRPDEIMRDYIQKHPELNISEEGITRSTLTKAERQLKDKFDGRPTKPPPNSYSLYCAELMANMKDVPSTERMVLCSQQWKLLSQKEKDAYHKKCDQKKKDYEIELLRFLESLPEEEQQRVLGEEKMLGSNRKGATSPASKKSSPETGKASSEKPKRPISAMFIFSEEKRKQLQEERPELSESELTRLLARMWNDLSEKKKAKYKAREAAMKAQSEKKHGSDKEERGKLPESPKTAEEIWQQSVIGDYLARFKNDRGKALKAMEATWNNMEKKEKLMWIKKAAEDQKRYERELSEMRAPPCSTNSAKKMKFQGEPKKPPMNGYQKFSQELLSNGELNHLPLKERMVEIGSRWQRISQGQKDHYKKLAEEQQKQYKVHLDIWLKSLSPQERAAYKEHTSNKRKSIGKIRGPNPKMKPTMQSKSESEDDDEEEEEEEDDDEDEDDDDDNGDSSEEGGDSSESSSEEESEDGDENDEDDEDEDDEDEDDNDSEGSSSSSSSSGDSSDSDSN, encoded by the exons ATGAACGGCGAAGCCGAGTGCCCTGCAGACTTGGAAATGACAGCTCCCAAAAACCAAG ACCGCTGGTCTCAGGAGGACATGCTGACTCTGCTGGAGTGCATGAAGAATAATCTGCCCTCCAACGACGGGAGCAAGTTCAAAACTACCGAGTCCCACCTGGATTGGGAGAAAGTGGCTTTCAAGGACTTCTCGGGGGAGATGTGCAAGATGAAATGGATGGAGATTTCTAACGAG GTGAGGAAGTTTCGGACCCTCACGGAGCTCATTATGGACGCTGAAGAGCACGTGAAGAATCCTTACAAGGGCAAAAAGCTCAAG AAACACCCCGACTTCCCCAAGAAGCCCCTGACTCCCTATTTCCGCTTCTTCATGGAGAAGCGGGCCAAATATGCCAAGCTTCACCCCGAAATGAGCAACCTGGATCTCACCAAGATCCTGTCCAAGAAATACAAGGAGCTTCCCGAGAAGAAAAAG ATGAAATACATCCAGGACTTCCAGCGAGAGAAGCAGGAGTTTGAGAGGAATCTGGCGAGGTTCAG GGAAGATCACCCGGATCTCATCCAGAACGCCAAGAAATCCGACGTCCCTGAAAAACCCAAGACCCCCCAGCAGCTGTGGTACAACCACGAGAAGAAGATCTACTTGAAAGTGCGTCCAGAT GAGATCATGCGTGACTACATCCAGAAGCACCCCGAGCTGAACATCAGCGAGGAGGGCATCACCCGCTCCACCCTCACCAAGGCGGAGCGCCAGCTCAAGGACAAGTTTGATGGACGACCCACGAAGCCACCTCC GAATAGCTACTCCCTGTACTGTGCAGAGCTGATGGCCAACATGAAAGACGTGCCCAGCACCGAGCGGATGGTGCTGTGCAGCCAGCAGTGGAAACTGCTCTCCCAGAAGGAAAAGGACGCGTACCACAAAAAGTGTGATCAG aaaaagaaagactaCGAGATTGAGCTCCTCCGCTTCCTGGAG AGCCTGCCCgaggaggagcagcagcgggTGCTAGGCGAGGAGAAGATGCTGGGCAGCAACCGGAAAGGGGCGACGAGTCCTGCATCCAAAAAGTCCTCACCAGAGACTGGCAAG GCCAGCTCAGAGAAGCCCAAACGGCCCATCTCCGCCATGTTCATCTTTTCGGAGGAGAAGCggaagcagctgcaggaggagcggCCGGAGCTGTCGGAGAGCGAACTGACCCGGCTCCTGGCCCGCATGTGGAATGACCTCTCCGAGAAGAAGAAG GCCAAGTACAAAGCGCGGGAGGCGGCGATGAAGGCGCAGTCGGAGAAGAAGCACGGCTCAGATAAAGAGGAGCGCGGGAAGCTGCCCGAGTCTCCCAAGACGGCCGAGGAGATCTGGCAACAGAGCGTCATCGGAGACTACCTGGCTCGTTTCAAG AACGACCGAGGGAAGGCACTAAAGGCCATGGAGGCCACTTGGAACAacatggagaagaaagagaagctgaTGTGGATCAAGAAGGCGGCGGAGGATCAGAAGCGATACGAG AGGGAGCTGAGCGAGATGCGGGCCCCTCCGTGCTCCACCAACTCCGCCAAGAAAATGAAGTTCCAGGGAGAGCCGAAGAAACCCCCTAT GAACGGTTACCAGAAGttctcccaggagctgctgtcgAACGGGGAGCTGAACCACCTCCCGCTGAAGGAGCGGATGGTGGAGATCGGCAGCCGCTGGCAGCGCATCTCCCAGGGCCAGAAGGACCACTACAAAAAACTGGcggaggagcagcagaaacagtaCAAGGTGCACCTCGACATCTGGCTCAAG AGCCTCTCGCCCCAGGAGCGGGCTGCCTACAAGGAACACACTTCCAAT AAACGCAAGAGCATAGGGAAGATCCGGGGCCCCAACCCCAAGATGAAGCCAACGATGCAGTCCAAGTCG gAGTCAGAGGACGAcgacgaggaggaagaggaggaggaagacgacGACGAAGACGAGGACGACGACGACGACAACGGCGACTCATCAGAGGAAGGCGGTGACTCCTCGGAGtccagcagcgaggaggagagcGAGGATGGGGACGAG AACGACGAGGATGACGAGGACGAGgatgatgaggatgaggatgacaACGATTCGGAGGGCAGCagcagttcctcctcctcctcgggggaCTCCTCCGACTCCGACTCCAACTGA
- the UBTF gene encoding nucleolar transcription factor 1 isoform X9 — MNGEAECPADLEMTAPKNQDRWSQEDMLTLLECMKNNLPSNDGSKFKTTESHLDWEKVAFKDFSGEMCKMKWMEISNEVRKFRTLTELIMDAEEHVKNPYKGKKLKKHPDFPKKPLTPYFRFFMEKRAKYAKLHPEMSNLDLTKILSKKYKELPEKKKMKYIQDFQREKQEFERNLARFREDHPDLIQNAKKSDVPEKPKTPQQLWYNHEKKIYLKVRPDVSTATTKEVKESLGKQWSQLSDKKRLKWIHKALEQRKEYEEIMRDYIQKHPELNISEEGITRSTLTKAERQLKDKFDGRPTKPPPNSYSLYCAELMANMKDVPSTERMVLCSQQWKLLSQKEKDAYHKKCDQKKKDYEIELLRFLESLPEEEQQRVLGEEKMLGSNRKGATSPASKKSSPETGKASSEKPKRPISAMFIFSEEKRKQLQEERPELSESELTRLLARMWNDLSEKKKAKYKAREAAMKAQSEKKHGSDKEERGKLPESPKTAEEIWQQSVIGDYLARFKNDRGKALKAMEATWNNMEKKEKLMWIKKAAEDQKRYERELSEMRAPPCSTNSAKKMKFQGEPKKPPMNGYQKFSQELLSNGELNHLPLKERMVEIGSRWQRISQGQKDHYKKLAEEQQKQYKVHLDIWLKSLSPQERAAYKEHTSNKRKSIGKIRGPNPKMKPTMQSKSESEDDDEEEEEEEDDDEDEDDDDDNGDSSEEGGDSSESSSEEESEDGDEILSLVSAPFAPV, encoded by the exons ATGAACGGCGAAGCCGAGTGCCCTGCAGACTTGGAAATGACAGCTCCCAAAAACCAAG ACCGCTGGTCTCAGGAGGACATGCTGACTCTGCTGGAGTGCATGAAGAATAATCTGCCCTCCAACGACGGGAGCAAGTTCAAAACTACCGAGTCCCACCTGGATTGGGAGAAAGTGGCTTTCAAGGACTTCTCGGGGGAGATGTGCAAGATGAAATGGATGGAGATTTCTAACGAG GTGAGGAAGTTTCGGACCCTCACGGAGCTCATTATGGACGCTGAAGAGCACGTGAAGAATCCTTACAAGGGCAAAAAGCTCAAG AAACACCCCGACTTCCCCAAGAAGCCCCTGACTCCCTATTTCCGCTTCTTCATGGAGAAGCGGGCCAAATATGCCAAGCTTCACCCCGAAATGAGCAACCTGGATCTCACCAAGATCCTGTCCAAGAAATACAAGGAGCTTCCCGAGAAGAAAAAG ATGAAATACATCCAGGACTTCCAGCGAGAGAAGCAGGAGTTTGAGAGGAATCTGGCGAGGTTCAG GGAAGATCACCCGGATCTCATCCAGAACGCCAAGAAATCCGACGTCCCTGAAAAACCCAAGACCCCCCAGCAGCTGTGGTACAACCACGAGAAGAAGATCTACTTGAAAGTGCGTCCAGATGTGAGTACG GCCACCACGAAGGAGGTGAAAGAGTCGCTGGGCAAGCAGTGGTCTCAACTCTCGGATAAAAAGAGGCTGAAATGGATTCATAAGGCCCTGGAACAGCGGAAGGAGTACGAG GAGATCATGCGTGACTACATCCAGAAGCACCCCGAGCTGAACATCAGCGAGGAGGGCATCACCCGCTCCACCCTCACCAAGGCGGAGCGCCAGCTCAAGGACAAGTTTGATGGACGACCCACGAAGCCACCTCC GAATAGCTACTCCCTGTACTGTGCAGAGCTGATGGCCAACATGAAAGACGTGCCCAGCACCGAGCGGATGGTGCTGTGCAGCCAGCAGTGGAAACTGCTCTCCCAGAAGGAAAAGGACGCGTACCACAAAAAGTGTGATCAG aaaaagaaagactaCGAGATTGAGCTCCTCCGCTTCCTGGAG AGCCTGCCCgaggaggagcagcagcgggTGCTAGGCGAGGAGAAGATGCTGGGCAGCAACCGGAAAGGGGCGACGAGTCCTGCATCCAAAAAGTCCTCACCAGAGACTGGCAAG GCCAGCTCAGAGAAGCCCAAACGGCCCATCTCCGCCATGTTCATCTTTTCGGAGGAGAAGCggaagcagctgcaggaggagcggCCGGAGCTGTCGGAGAGCGAACTGACCCGGCTCCTGGCCCGCATGTGGAATGACCTCTCCGAGAAGAAGAAG GCCAAGTACAAAGCGCGGGAGGCGGCGATGAAGGCGCAGTCGGAGAAGAAGCACGGCTCAGATAAAGAGGAGCGCGGGAAGCTGCCCGAGTCTCCCAAGACGGCCGAGGAGATCTGGCAACAGAGCGTCATCGGAGACTACCTGGCTCGTTTCAAG AACGACCGAGGGAAGGCACTAAAGGCCATGGAGGCCACTTGGAACAacatggagaagaaagagaagctgaTGTGGATCAAGAAGGCGGCGGAGGATCAGAAGCGATACGAG AGGGAGCTGAGCGAGATGCGGGCCCCTCCGTGCTCCACCAACTCCGCCAAGAAAATGAAGTTCCAGGGAGAGCCGAAGAAACCCCCTAT GAACGGTTACCAGAAGttctcccaggagctgctgtcgAACGGGGAGCTGAACCACCTCCCGCTGAAGGAGCGGATGGTGGAGATCGGCAGCCGCTGGCAGCGCATCTCCCAGGGCCAGAAGGACCACTACAAAAAACTGGcggaggagcagcagaaacagtaCAAGGTGCACCTCGACATCTGGCTCAAG AGCCTCTCGCCCCAGGAGCGGGCTGCCTACAAGGAACACACTTCCAAT AAACGCAAGAGCATAGGGAAGATCCGGGGCCCCAACCCCAAGATGAAGCCAACGATGCAGTCCAAGTCG gAGTCAGAGGACGAcgacgaggaggaagaggaggaggaagacgacGACGAAGACGAGGACGACGACGACGACAACGGCGACTCATCAGAGGAAGGCGGTGACTCCTCGGAGtccagcagcgaggaggagagcGAGGATGGGGACGAG ATACTGAGTCTGGTCTCGGCTCCGTTTGCGCCAGTGTGA